In a genomic window of Streptomyces katrae:
- a CDS encoding GntR family transcriptional regulator — MEEQNRHPAPHRPGSPVRSGIPEHGRIPKYYAVKARIAELLDELGEGGALPTERDLAERYEVARETVRQALRELLLEGRLRRAGRGTVVAGPKLEQPLSLASYTEGVRRQGRRPGRHLIGLERFPCPPELARGIGAEAGEPVWHLERVLLADDERVGLESTYVRVARAPRLDVDFQPDSSFYGYLRDSLGISFGDADEKLETVLATPREALLIGTPPALPMLLIHRFSRDQDGWPLERVRSLYRGDRFSFTTRLRPE, encoded by the coding sequence GTGGAAGAACAGAACCGGCACCCCGCCCCCCACCGCCCCGGCTCGCCCGTCCGCTCCGGGATCCCCGAGCACGGCCGCATCCCCAAGTACTACGCCGTCAAGGCCCGGATCGCCGAGCTCCTCGACGAGCTCGGCGAAGGCGGGGCGCTGCCCACCGAGCGGGACCTCGCCGAGCGGTACGAGGTGGCCCGCGAGACCGTGCGGCAGGCGCTGCGGGAGCTGCTGCTGGAGGGCCGGCTCCGCCGGGCCGGCCGGGGTACCGTCGTCGCCGGGCCCAAGCTGGAGCAGCCCCTCTCCCTCGCCAGCTACACCGAGGGCGTGCGCCGCCAGGGCCGCCGGCCCGGCCGTCACCTGATCGGCCTGGAACGCTTCCCCTGCCCGCCCGAACTCGCCCGCGGCATCGGCGCCGAGGCCGGTGAGCCCGTCTGGCACCTGGAGCGCGTGCTGCTCGCCGACGACGAGCGCGTCGGACTGGAGAGCACGTACGTCCGGGTGGCCCGCGCGCCCCGCCTCGACGTCGATTTCCAGCCGGACTCCTCCTTCTACGGGTACCTCCGCGACAGCCTCGGCATCTCCTTCGGCGACGCCGACGAGAAGCTGGAAACCGTCCTCGCCACCCCCCGCGAGGCCCTCCTGATCGGCACCCCGCCGGCGCTGCCGATGCTGCTCATCCACCGTTTCTCCCGGGACCAGGACGGCTGGCCGCTGGAGCGGGTGCGTTCGCTCTACCGTGGCGACCGGTTCAGCTTCACGACCCGCCTGCGGCCCGAATAA
- a CDS encoding ABC transporter permease — protein MLVHSRGGRWAAWSLFGILFVPLFALPLLVVVAASFATHWSGAFPSGPTTANYASAVQGESLQALTTSLVTALAASLLALAAGTWAALAAAALGKRGKRVLDALFMLPVAVPSVVVGLAVLVAFSKPPLLLNGTSTIVVLAHTILVTAFAYQSVSAALVRLDPAYEQAAASLGARPAYVLWRVRLPLLLPSLTAAAGLCFALSMGELSATMMLYPPDWMPLPVRIFTATDRGSLFGGSAVAVVLMATTLLVLLAVSRIRTRASYR, from the coding sequence GTGCTGGTGCATAGCAGGGGCGGCCGCTGGGCCGCCTGGAGCCTGTTCGGGATCCTCTTCGTCCCCCTCTTCGCCCTGCCCCTCCTCGTCGTCGTGGCCGCCTCCTTCGCCACCCACTGGTCCGGCGCCTTCCCCTCCGGCCCCACCACCGCCAACTACGCCTCCGCCGTCCAGGGCGAGTCCCTCCAGGCACTGACGACCTCCCTGGTCACCGCCCTGGCCGCGAGCCTCCTCGCGCTCGCCGCCGGCACCTGGGCCGCCCTGGCCGCCGCCGCGCTCGGCAAGCGCGGCAAGCGCGTCCTGGACGCCCTGTTCATGCTGCCGGTGGCCGTGCCGTCCGTGGTCGTGGGCCTGGCCGTCCTCGTCGCGTTCAGCAAGCCCCCGCTGCTGCTCAACGGCACGAGCACGATCGTGGTCCTGGCGCACACGATCCTCGTCACGGCCTTCGCCTACCAGTCGGTCTCGGCGGCCCTCGTGCGACTCGACCCCGCGTACGAGCAGGCGGCCGCCTCCCTGGGCGCCCGTCCCGCGTACGTGCTGTGGCGGGTCAGGCTCCCCCTCCTGCTGCCGTCCCTCACGGCGGCCGCCGGGCTCTGCTTCGCCCTCTCCATGGGTGAGCTGAGCGCCACGATGATGCTCTACCCGCCGGACTGGATGCCCCTCCCGGTCCGGATCTTCACCGCCACCGACCGCGGTTCGCTCTTCGGCGGATCCGCCGTGGCCGTGGTGCTGATGGCCACCACCCTGCTGGTCCTCCTGGCCGTCTCCCGCATCCGCACCCGAGCCTCCTACCGCTGA
- a CDS encoding ABC transporter ATP-binding protein, with product MSGIRFDSVSVAYHGTTVLDSLDLTVEPGEVMALLGPSGSGKTTALRAVAGFVRPVSGRVLIGGQDVTTLPPHKRGIGMVVQQYALFPHMRVEDNVAFGLRARKTPKAEIPARVTEALEMTGMAAYAKRYPRELSGGQQQRVAIARALAIRPGVLLLDEPLSALDAQLRSGMLAELARLHRELPDVSILYVTHDQVEALTLADRIAVMDGARLQDCGTPQQLYRAPRTEFTASFVGNANLLPVTVAGAGGGAVFAGRPLDLDTGRAAPGATATLCVRPHLLGLGEGPNALRGTITEVQWRGSTHRLYVDVDGHRVKADLPELRETPALGDEVTLHFEPRDAVLLAAGVADA from the coding sequence GTGAGCGGCATCCGCTTCGACTCCGTATCGGTCGCCTACCACGGCACCACCGTCCTGGACTCCCTCGACCTGACCGTCGAACCCGGCGAGGTCATGGCCCTCCTCGGCCCCTCCGGCTCCGGCAAGACCACCGCCCTGCGCGCCGTGGCCGGCTTCGTCCGGCCCGTCTCAGGGCGGGTACTGATCGGCGGTCAGGACGTCACCACCCTGCCCCCGCACAAACGGGGCATCGGCATGGTCGTCCAGCAGTACGCGCTCTTCCCGCACATGCGGGTCGAGGACAACGTCGCCTTCGGCCTGCGCGCCCGGAAGACCCCCAAGGCCGAGATCCCCGCCCGGGTCACCGAGGCCCTGGAGATGACGGGGATGGCCGCGTACGCCAAGCGCTACCCCCGCGAGCTCTCCGGTGGACAGCAGCAACGGGTGGCCATCGCCCGGGCCCTCGCCATCCGCCCCGGCGTCCTCCTGCTGGACGAACCCCTCTCCGCCCTGGACGCGCAGCTGCGCTCCGGGATGCTCGCCGAACTGGCCCGGCTGCACCGCGAACTCCCCGACGTCTCCATCCTGTACGTCACCCACGACCAGGTCGAGGCCCTGACCCTGGCCGACCGGATCGCCGTGATGGACGGCGCCCGCCTCCAGGACTGCGGCACCCCGCAGCAGCTGTACCGGGCGCCGCGCACGGAGTTCACCGCGTCCTTCGTCGGCAACGCCAACCTGCTCCCGGTGACGGTCGCAGGCGCCGGCGGCGGCGCCGTCTTCGCGGGCCGCCCCCTGGACCTCGACACCGGACGCGCGGCCCCCGGGGCGACCGCGACCCTGTGCGTACGGCCGCACCTGCTGGGGCTCGGCGAGGGCCCCAACGCCCTGCGCGGCACCATCACCGAGGTGCAGTGGCGCGGCTCGACGCACCGGCTGTACGTCGACGTCGACGGGCACCGCGTCAAGGCGGACCTCCCCGAACTGCGGGAGACCCCGGCCCTCGGCGACGAGGTCACCCTCCACTTCGAGCCCCGCGACGCGGTGCTCCTGGCGGCGGGGGTCGCGGATGCCTGA
- a CDS encoding alkaline phosphatase family protein has translation MSPDLRGRTLAVTATATALIATTLGLTTPATAAPGDPRAAAEAAVVAAAAKPATATTATTATTAGSVGKVLVIGLDGVVLDRVKAANAPHLKGLMAEGLTARSTLYASPMAATSSGPGWSTIATGVWPDQHGVKDNSFTGKNFTAHPDFLTRAENANPALNTYAAADWEPLTSTDQNGPVFSAKADKRLSLKGDRDGYGSEDPKIATAASAELRDGNPDASFVYFGQVDSAGHSYGAASRQYLDAIGRVDTLVGQLLTAVKARPAYAQENWKILVTTDHGHTDAGGHGGSTIQERGTFVIAKGAGIPAGSVRDDVKLVDVAATALAQVGVPTAGLDGVPLDSPDNDPFDTLRPALRARVDETGIPAGTKGFTHTPPAGWSVDNSRMGTGGVTEWAGWAFSTDEFWSQAQRDQWRELGVRSRDVFAVADSDEWDDKTHTGTFDSTLITPKWAVTGGTTRTLDFRTHYRHEAGQTAQVLVSYDGAAPVVVKTYTADAVAASESLPLPIPAGATDVQVRFRYSGDNNWYWTVDDVRLR, from the coding sequence GTGTCCCCTGACCTGCGCGGACGCACCCTCGCCGTGACCGCCACCGCCACGGCGCTCATCGCCACCACCCTCGGCCTCACCACCCCGGCCACCGCCGCCCCCGGCGACCCCAGGGCCGCGGCCGAAGCGGCGGTAGTGGCGGCCGCGGCCAAGCCCGCCACCGCCACTACCGCCACTACCGCCACCACCGCCGGCTCCGTCGGCAAGGTCCTCGTCATCGGCCTCGACGGCGTGGTCCTCGACCGCGTCAAGGCCGCCAACGCCCCCCACCTCAAAGGCCTGATGGCCGAAGGCCTCACCGCCCGCAGCACCCTCTACGCGAGCCCCATGGCCGCCACCTCCTCCGGCCCCGGCTGGTCCACCATCGCCACCGGCGTCTGGCCCGACCAGCACGGGGTGAAGGACAACTCCTTCACCGGCAAGAACTTCACCGCCCACCCGGACTTCCTCACCCGCGCCGAGAACGCCAACCCGGCCCTCAACACCTATGCGGCCGCCGACTGGGAGCCCCTCACCTCCACCGACCAGAACGGCCCCGTCTTCTCCGCCAAGGCCGACAAGCGCCTCTCCCTCAAGGGAGACCGCGACGGCTACGGCAGCGAGGACCCGAAGATCGCCACGGCCGCCTCCGCCGAGCTGCGCGACGGCAACCCCGACGCCTCCTTCGTCTACTTCGGCCAGGTCGACTCCGCCGGCCACTCCTACGGCGCCGCCAGCCGGCAGTACCTCGACGCCATCGGCCGCGTCGACACCCTCGTCGGTCAGCTCCTCACCGCCGTCAAGGCCCGCCCCGCCTACGCCCAGGAGAACTGGAAGATCCTGGTCACCACCGACCACGGCCACACCGACGCCGGCGGCCACGGCGGCTCCACCATCCAGGAGCGCGGCACCTTCGTCATCGCCAAGGGCGCCGGGATCCCCGCCGGTTCGGTCCGCGACGACGTCAAGCTCGTCGACGTCGCCGCCACCGCCCTCGCCCAGGTCGGCGTCCCCACCGCCGGGCTCGACGGCGTCCCCCTCGACAGCCCCGACAACGACCCCTTCGACACCCTGCGCCCCGCCCTCCGGGCCCGCGTGGACGAGACCGGCATCCCGGCCGGGACGAAGGGCTTCACGCACACCCCGCCCGCCGGCTGGTCCGTGGACAACTCCAGGATGGGCACGGGCGGCGTCACCGAGTGGGCCGGATGGGCCTTCTCCACCGACGAGTTCTGGAGCCAGGCGCAGCGCGACCAGTGGCGCGAGCTGGGCGTCCGCTCCCGTGACGTGTTCGCCGTCGCCGACTCCGACGAGTGGGACGACAAGACCCACACGGGCACCTTCGACTCCACCCTGATCACCCCCAAGTGGGCGGTCACCGGCGGCACCACGCGCACCCTGGACTTCCGGACGCACTACCGCCACGAGGCCGGCCAGACCGCCCAGGTCCTCGTCTCGTACGACGGCGCCGCCCCGGTCGTGGTGAAGACGTACACCGCCGACGCCGTGGCCGCGTCCGAGTCCCTGCCGCTGCCGATCCCGGCGGGCGCCACCGACGTCCAGGTCCGCTTCCGCTACAGCGGCGACAACAACTGGTACTGGACCGTCGACGACGTCCGCCTCCGCTAG
- a CDS encoding 2-aminoethylphosphonate ABC transporter permease subunit: MPTPPPGATTAPGATPPPGSRKPPREAAPPGSRLPRAALWALPPVAVLGLVFLYPLALVVRQSLTPDDAADGGAFDAYTAVFASHAFREALGTTVWLALAATAGCLLLGFTLALVIAFVPFPGAKAVAKFIDVFLSFPSFLITLALLFIYGTVGMANGLWTDLLGGAEGPFHFLTTPWGVLLAEITYFTPFVMRPLLAAFSQLDTAQLEVAAGLGARPARIVRQVILPEALPALAAGGSLVLVMCLNEFGIVLFTGAKGVTTLPMLVYGKAILESDYPAACVAAVVNIAISIGLFGLYRVVGKRAGA; encoded by the coding sequence GTGCCCACACCCCCGCCCGGCGCCACGACCGCGCCCGGCGCCACACCCCCGCCCGGCAGCCGGAAGCCACCCCGGGAAGCGGCCCCGCCCGGGAGCCGGCTGCCCCGGGCGGCGCTGTGGGCCCTGCCCCCCGTCGCCGTGCTCGGGCTGGTCTTCCTCTACCCCCTCGCCCTGGTCGTCCGGCAGTCCCTCACCCCGGACGACGCCGCCGACGGCGGCGCCTTCGACGCCTACACCGCCGTCTTCGCCTCCCACGCCTTCCGCGAAGCCCTCGGCACCACCGTCTGGCTGGCCCTCGCCGCCACCGCCGGCTGCCTCCTCCTCGGCTTCACCCTCGCCCTGGTCATCGCCTTCGTGCCCTTCCCCGGGGCCAAGGCCGTCGCCAAGTTCATCGACGTCTTCCTCTCCTTCCCCTCCTTCCTCATCACCCTCGCCCTCCTCTTCATCTACGGCACCGTCGGCATGGCCAACGGGCTCTGGACCGACCTCCTCGGCGGCGCCGAAGGCCCGTTCCACTTCCTCACCACCCCCTGGGGCGTCCTCCTCGCGGAGATCACGTACTTCACCCCCTTCGTGATGCGCCCGCTGCTCGCCGCCTTCTCCCAGCTGGACACCGCCCAGCTGGAGGTCGCCGCCGGCCTCGGCGCCCGCCCCGCCCGGATCGTCCGCCAGGTGATCCTCCCCGAGGCCCTTCCCGCCCTCGCGGCGGGCGGCAGCCTCGTCCTCGTCATGTGCCTCAACGAGTTCGGGATCGTGCTCTTCACCGGAGCCAAGGGCGTCACGACCCTCCCGATGCTCGTCTACGGCAAGGCGATCCTCGAGTCCGACTACCCGGCCGCCTGCGTGGCCGCCGTCGTCAACATCGCCATATCCATCGGCCTGTTCGGCCTCTACCGGGTGGTGGGCAAGCGTGCTGGTGCATAG
- a CDS encoding 2-aminoethylphosphonate ABC transporter substrate-binding protein has protein sequence MSRALLLRTATALTTGLTLAAALTACGGSSTTAGADSGGGGGKTVTVYSADGLKSDKGDGWYDKVFADFTKKTGIEVKYVEGGSGEMVQRALREKTNTQADVLITLPPFIQQADGKGLLQPYAPQGSDKVSGADKSADAKWTSVVNNYFGFVYNKKELTTAPRTWEELLDAKYKGKLQYSTPGVAGDGTAVLVKSLHDFGGKDQAMDFLKKLQANNVGPSSSTSKLAPKTDKGELLVANGDVQMNFAQSKSMPNLGIWFPAKDGGKPTTFALPYAAGLVAKAPHTENGKKLLDYLLSEDAQKLVSEVGGGFPARTDVKPTDANAIELTQLMAGVEVFEPDWADIDKNLTGYVDAWKSATGS, from the coding sequence ATGTCCAGAGCGCTCCTGCTCCGCACCGCCACCGCCCTCACCACCGGCCTCACCCTCGCCGCCGCCCTCACCGCCTGCGGCGGCTCCTCCACCACCGCCGGCGCCGACTCCGGCGGGGGCGGCGGGAAGACCGTCACCGTCTACAGCGCCGACGGCCTCAAGAGCGACAAGGGCGACGGCTGGTACGACAAGGTCTTCGCCGACTTCACCAAGAAGACCGGCATCGAGGTCAAGTACGTCGAGGGCGGCTCCGGCGAGATGGTCCAGCGCGCCCTCCGCGAGAAGACCAACACCCAGGCCGACGTACTGATCACCCTGCCGCCCTTCATCCAGCAGGCCGACGGCAAGGGCCTGCTCCAGCCCTACGCCCCCCAGGGCTCCGACAAGGTCAGCGGCGCCGACAAGTCCGCCGACGCCAAGTGGACCTCCGTCGTCAACAACTACTTCGGGTTCGTCTACAACAAGAAGGAGCTCACCACCGCCCCCAGGACCTGGGAGGAGCTGCTGGACGCCAAGTACAAGGGCAAGCTCCAGTACTCCACCCCCGGCGTCGCGGGCGACGGCACGGCCGTCCTCGTCAAGTCCCTGCACGACTTCGGCGGCAAGGACCAGGCGATGGACTTCCTCAAGAAGCTCCAGGCCAACAACGTCGGCCCGTCCTCCTCCACCAGCAAGCTCGCCCCGAAGACCGACAAGGGCGAGCTGCTCGTCGCCAACGGCGACGTCCAGATGAACTTCGCCCAGTCCAAGTCCATGCCCAACCTCGGCATCTGGTTCCCCGCCAAGGACGGCGGCAAGCCCACCACCTTCGCCCTCCCGTACGCGGCCGGGCTGGTCGCCAAGGCCCCGCACACCGAGAACGGCAAGAAGCTCCTCGACTACCTGCTCAGCGAGGACGCCCAGAAGCTGGTCAGCGAGGTCGGCGGCGGCTTCCCGGCCCGTACGGACGTCAAGCCCACCGACGCCAACGCCATCGAGCTCACCCAGCTGATGGCCGGCGTCGAGGTGTTCGAGCCGGACTGGGCCGACATCGACAAGAACCTCACGGGCTACGTCGACGCCTGGAAGTCCGCGACCGGCAGCTGA
- a CDS encoding phosphonatase-like hydrolase: MTDTTATPATTTPAPKRLIVLDMAGTTVADGGLVERAFERAAERLGVEPGTPAHAAKLQYVRDTMGESKISVFRHLFGTEERAQAANSAFEQAYAELVDGGLVAGLPGARETIGELRAAGHTVVLTTGFARVTQDAILDALGWRGLADLTLCPADAGGRGRPYPDMVLAAFLRTGAVDDVRETVVAGDTAYDMLSGRRAGAGTVAGVLTGAHDRATLTGHGATHVLGSVAELPALLLAGSS; the protein is encoded by the coding sequence ATGACCGACACGACCGCAACCCCCGCCACCACAACCCCCGCCCCCAAGAGGCTGATCGTCCTCGACATGGCCGGCACCACCGTCGCCGACGGCGGCCTCGTCGAGCGCGCCTTCGAACGCGCCGCCGAACGCCTCGGCGTGGAGCCCGGCACCCCCGCCCACGCCGCGAAGCTCCAGTACGTCCGCGACACCATGGGCGAGTCGAAGATCTCCGTCTTCCGCCACCTCTTCGGCACGGAGGAACGCGCCCAGGCCGCCAACTCCGCCTTCGAGCAGGCCTACGCGGAACTCGTCGACGGCGGCCTCGTCGCCGGGCTCCCCGGCGCCCGCGAGACCATCGGGGAACTCCGCGCCGCCGGCCACACCGTCGTCCTGACCACCGGCTTCGCCCGCGTCACCCAGGACGCCATCCTCGACGCCCTCGGTTGGCGCGGCCTGGCCGACCTCACCCTCTGCCCCGCCGACGCGGGCGGCCGCGGCCGCCCCTACCCCGACATGGTGCTGGCCGCGTTCCTGCGCACCGGCGCGGTGGACGACGTGCGCGAGACCGTCGTCGCCGGGGACACCGCGTACGACATGCTCAGCGGCCGCCGCGCCGGCGCCGGCACCGTCGCCGGGGTCCTCACCGGGGCCCACGACCGGGCCACGCTCACCGGGCACGGAGCCACGCACGTCCTCGGCTCGGTCGCCGAACTCCCGGCCCTCCTCCTCGCGGGGTCCTCGTGA
- a CDS encoding HAD-IIA family hydrolase: MAERKPIESWLTDMDGVLIHEGTPIPGADAFIKRLRESGKPFLVLTNNSIYTPRDLQARLSRMGLDVPVDNIWTSALATAKFLDDQRPGGTAYVIGEAGLTTALHDIGYILTDHQPDYVVLGETRTYSFEAMTKAVRLINDGARFICTNPDETGPSTEGPLPATGAVAALITKATGKKPYFAGKPNPLMMRTGLNAIGAHSETSAMIGDRMDTDVLAGLEAGMQTFLVLTGLTTVEDTEKFPYRPTRTVDSIADLVDLV; this comes from the coding sequence GTGGCAGAGCGCAAGCCGATCGAATCCTGGCTCACCGACATGGACGGCGTCCTCATCCACGAGGGCACGCCGATCCCCGGCGCCGATGCCTTCATCAAGCGGCTGCGCGAGTCCGGCAAGCCCTTCCTGGTCCTCACCAACAACTCCATCTACACCCCGCGCGACCTCCAGGCCCGGCTCAGCCGCATGGGCCTGGACGTGCCCGTGGACAACATCTGGACCTCGGCGCTCGCCACCGCGAAGTTCCTCGACGACCAGCGCCCGGGCGGCACGGCGTACGTCATCGGCGAGGCGGGGCTGACCACCGCCCTGCACGACATCGGCTACATCCTCACCGACCACCAGCCCGACTACGTCGTGCTCGGCGAGACGCGCACCTACAGCTTCGAGGCCATGACCAAGGCCGTCCGGCTGATCAACGACGGCGCCCGCTTCATCTGCACCAACCCCGACGAGACCGGCCCCTCCACCGAGGGCCCGCTCCCGGCCACGGGCGCGGTCGCCGCGCTGATCACCAAGGCGACCGGCAAGAAGCCGTACTTCGCCGGCAAGCCCAACCCGCTGATGATGCGTACGGGCCTCAACGCCATCGGCGCCCACTCCGAGACCAGCGCGATGATCGGCGACCGGATGGACACCGACGTACTGGCCGGCCTGGAGGCGGGCATGCAGACCTTCCTCGTGCTGACCGGGCTGACCACGGTCGAGGACACCGAGAAGTTCCCCTACCGTCCGACCCGGACGGTGGACTCCATCGCGGATCTCGTCGACCTGGTGTAG
- a CDS encoding TIGR03364 family FAD-dependent oxidoreductase gives MRVIVVGGGVVGTMHAWQAVQRGHEVVQIEREAEARGASLRNFGQIWVSGRAGGEELDTALRARELWERIGAEVPGLGFRAIGSLTPVRNAREYAVAEAAVARADAAARGYKLVTAEEARAVNPALRGAFEAALWCERDAAVEPRTAQLHLREALRASGRYTFLPGREVRDLAGPAAVRDDHGDVHRGDAVVLATGAWLSGLVRELAPGLPVRRVRLQMMQTAPLGEPLTTSVADADSFRYYPAYRSAALDELNASQAQAPVAAAHKMQLLMVQRRDGGLTIGDTHEYEHPFAFDTLEDPYDHLTEVAESFLGRPLPKIRHRWAGVYAQCSDTSRVVHRQQVGEGVWLVTGPGGRGMTCSPAIAETTANELGW, from the coding sequence GTGAGAGTCATAGTCGTCGGAGGCGGCGTGGTCGGCACCATGCACGCCTGGCAAGCAGTCCAACGCGGCCACGAGGTCGTCCAGATCGAGCGCGAAGCCGAGGCCCGCGGCGCCTCGCTGCGCAATTTCGGCCAGATCTGGGTCAGCGGCCGGGCCGGGGGCGAGGAGCTCGACACCGCCCTGCGGGCCCGCGAGCTCTGGGAGCGGATCGGCGCGGAGGTGCCCGGCCTGGGCTTCCGCGCCATCGGCTCCCTCACCCCCGTGCGCAACGCCCGCGAGTACGCGGTCGCCGAGGCGGCCGTCGCCCGCGCCGACGCCGCCGCCCGCGGCTACAAGCTGGTCACCGCCGAAGAGGCCCGGGCCGTCAACCCCGCCCTGCGCGGCGCGTTCGAGGCCGCCCTGTGGTGCGAGCGCGACGCGGCCGTCGAACCGCGCACCGCCCAGCTCCACCTCCGCGAGGCCCTGCGCGCCTCCGGCCGCTACACCTTCCTGCCCGGCCGTGAGGTCCGTGACCTGGCCGGCCCCGCCGCCGTCCGCGACGACCACGGCGACGTCCACCGCGGCGACGCGGTCGTCCTCGCCACCGGCGCCTGGCTCTCCGGCCTGGTCCGCGAGCTCGCCCCCGGCCTGCCCGTGCGCCGCGTCCGGCTCCAGATGATGCAGACCGCCCCCCTCGGCGAGCCGCTCACCACCTCCGTCGCGGACGCCGACAGCTTCCGCTACTACCCGGCCTACCGGTCGGCGGCCCTGGACGAGCTCAACGCCTCCCAGGCCCAGGCGCCCGTCGCCGCCGCGCACAAGATGCAGCTGCTGATGGTCCAGCGCCGGGACGGCGGCCTGACCATCGGCGACACCCACGAGTACGAGCACCCCTTCGCCTTCGACACCCTCGAGGACCCCTACGACCACCTCACCGAGGTCGCCGAGTCCTTCCTGGGCCGCCCGCTGCCGAAGATCAGGCACCGCTGGGCGGGCGTGTACGCGCAGTGCTCCGACACCAGCCGCGTCGTCCACCGCCAGCAGGTCGGCGAAGGCGTCTGGCTCGTCACCGGACCGGGCGGCCGGGGCATGACCTGCTCGCCTGCCATCGCCGAAACCACCGCGAACGAACTGGGCTGGTGA